Part of the Limisphaerales bacterium genome, TTCAAACCCACCTTGCACCGCGTTCTTCGGATCCGTGCGAAAAAAGATACCGCTATTGCACCGACGCGAAACCTTCACCTCCACATCCAAAACAAAATCGCCAAAACTCTCCTTCGTCCAAATGTAACCGCTCCTCGGCTTACGCGTGAGCACGCCATCCACCACCGCCCATCCATTCGGCTTTGCATTCCAGCCATCGAGATTCTTGCCATTGAACAAAGCCACAAACCCCTTCGGCGGCCCCGCCTGCAAAGCGGCAAAAGTGGAAAGGCTAAACAACGTGACAAGAAAAACAAAGGAGTGCTTCATGCGCAAAAGAGTACGCGATGGGGCGGCGGTGTAAATGAGTTTTTGAATTGCGATTGAAGATTTACGATTGGTTGGGTTGTAGCCCGGACCGGTGGTTCGGGCCCCGGGCCACCGGCCCGGGCTACATTGGGGTGCGTTTTCATTTGGATTTGCGAATGGAAACCCAATCGTCAATCCCCTATCGTCATTCGTAAATTCAAAACCCCAATCGCACGGCGCGGTCGGTCAGCTGTTCCTGCCATTTTTGGAGGTAGCTGTATTGGTGGTAGAGGGGTTCGAGGGTTTCGGGGGTCCAGTTTTTGTTTAGGGAAAGGAGTTGGGTATCGTGGGTTTGGAGGGCTTGGGTGAGGGTGTTTTGGAGGGTAGTGACTTGGTCGAGCCAGTCGAGGGCTTGGGGGTAGGTTTGGGCTTTGAGGAGGGGGGAGGTTTCGGCTTCGCGTTGGGCAAGGAAGGGGTCGATGGCGCGCAGAAGTTGTCCGACTTGTTGGAAGAGCTCGGCGGTGGCGGGGAGGATGTCGTGGACTTCATCGGGCTTGCGGCCGCGTTCGAGGGTGAGGAGGTGTTGGAGGCGGCGCTTGGGGTTGCGCAGGGTTTCGTGCGCGGTGTTGAATTCGGCGAAGCGGGTTTGGGCGGCAGACTTTTCGGTAGGGTCGGCGAATTTATCCGGATGCGTGGCGGCGGAGCGGGTGAGGAATTTTTCTTTGAGCGCGGCGGGATCCAGCCACGGTTGGCGCGGTTCATCGAGCAGCGCGAAGGCGTCCATTGCTGTTAGGCGCTGAAACTTTCGCCGCAGGAACAGGTGGTTGCGGCGTTGGGGTTGTTGACTTTGAAACCGGAATCTTCGAGGCCGGTATTATAATCCAGCTCGCTGCCGGTGACGTACAGGGCGCTTTTGGGATCGACCACCACGCGGATGCCGCAGCTTTCCACGAGGATATCGCGATTGGCGGGGGTGTCCTGCAAATCCATTTTATACTGC contains:
- the erpA gene encoding iron-sulfur cluster insertion protein ErpA; the protein is MLASKRKSELATAGSEINYRTGDERLVKLTDAAAEKVSGLLQRQGRPQGVLRVAVTGGGCSGLQYKMDLQDTPANRDILVESCGIRVVVDPKSALYVTGSELDYNTGLEDSGFKVNNPNAATTCSCGESFSA